AGACACTTCACTGTTGTCCAAGTGTGCTTATTCTCTCCTCTTCTAATCAAGAATAAAGTGTAAGCATGTTTGTGGTGCCCTTTGTCAGGAGGGCACTCATGATGGAATGAAGTGATTTGATTGGAGCATTTTTATTGGGCAGGAGACATAGCTCAGCtgtcacttgctgctcttctagaggttccAAATTTGGTTTCCAAGAACCATGTTGGGTGATACAAATACACTTGTaaccctcttctgtctctttggacacatgcacacacacgcgcacacacacacacacacacacacacacacacacacacacaaacacacacacatacattttaaacatttaagaaattttatatttattttgacatgagagggaatcaaacctgggcctcTTACATGCCAGATAAGCATActccaactgagctgcatcccaagcCACTTTCCACCTATTCCTATGTAGTCTACAACTCGGATTTTGTTCTCCCAAGAAAGATAGTAGATGCttaactaacaaaacaaaagttaagtTTCACACAGTAGAACAAATATGGTTTTCTTGGAAATTACTTCTTTATATGATCTTTTTTAGCCTTACTGAGTAGATGAGAATTTCATGGTAAGCACTTTCCTTAAAGCTCCTTTCATGtccttgttcctcaggctgtagatgaaaGGGTTCAGCATGGGGGTCACCACTGTGTACATCACAGCAGATGCTGTATCCTTCCCAGCTGAGTGAGAGGAGGAGGGGTTGAAATACAGGGATATGATGGTGCCATAGAAGAGGCTGACCACAGCCAGGTGGGAGctgcaggtggagaaggctttcCATCTTCCCCTTGTGGATGAGACTCTCAGGATAGCACAAGTAATAAGGACATAAGACACAAGGATGCAAACAAACGGAGAAATCAATAATAGCCCTGCAACAAAAAGAATCATCAGCTCATTGAGGTGTGTGTCTGAGCAGGAAAGTTTCAGAAGGTGAGTTGAGTCACAGAAAAAATTTGGAATGATGTTGTCTGCACAGAATGAGAGTCTAGCCATGAGCAGAGTGTGCAACAGAGCATTCAGGCTGGATACCACCCATGACCCGACCACAAGCAGGACACAGAGCTGATGGGTCATCTTTGTTGTGTAGTGTAAGGGGTGGCATATGGCCACATAccggtcataggccatcacagCCAGCAGGAAATTGTCCATGACAGcaagcacacagagaaaatacagCTGTGTGAGACACCCAGAGAAGGAAATGGCCTGACTCCTGAGTATGTGGTTGGCCAGCACCTTGGGGACAGTGGTGGAGGAGAAGCAGACATCCACAAAGGACAGGttgctgaggaagaagtacatgggggtgtgcaGGCGGGAGTCTGTGCTGATGGCCAGGATGATGAGCAGGTTTCCCAGGACAGTGGCCAGGTACATgatgaggaagagcaggaagaggagctgctgctgctgctggggctgccTGGAGAGTCCCAGGAGAAGGAACTCAGAGACGCTGGACTGGTTGCTGCCTCTCATGAGTCTGAGCCCAGCTACAGAGAATGGAGACAGAGGTCAGAATGCAGTCTTCAGGTTAGGATGTTACAACCACGTGTCTATTAAGCCTGCTTTAAAGTTTCTGAATTGAGATCCACTCATTGTTTCCATGCAATCAATTTACAAATCCCAGTTTTACGTGGTGCTGGTTTCCCAGGTTCACCCTTATAGTTGTACTGAATATAACATAAAAGCATTCACATACACCAGCCTTCCCTGCAATCATGTGGACCTCTGGTAAcgttcccagtctctctcccacCTTTTTTCAGCtcgaagaaaaataaaagctgacaGTTATTGTACAGATCTCAAGCTCCAAATGATGGGTCTGtgactcctgctgctgctcctctaTGTGAGAGTGAGCAGGACTTactgtaaaagaaacattttcatctCCACTGAAAGTACCTGTACAGAAAAGCTCTGTTGTTTTCACTTTGGAGTTGCTGGGCAATAGTGTTGCTTTTTCAAAGGATTGGAAAGTCTCAGAAATATAGGAAGGTTCTGATAAAGTGAAGAGTGGATGATCACTGTCTTAGTCCTCTGTGTAAGAAGGAGGTTTGGGAGAATTAGACAGGGATTTCCCGCAGCATCTAGTCCCACTGGGTATAGATTCCCTAAGCATCTCATTAAAGACCAGCAGAAAGTTGTTGTGTCACCGAGCTCCTGGTCCCTGTTGACCCAAACTGATGGAGTAAGTCATCTAAGCTCTCAGTCAGAACTTGGGATGAAGCAATCAGGAAGGAGACAAGTCCCAGAGAAAACTCCCTGAGAGCTTCATCAACTTGGTTATCTAAGCTGGTAGATTTGAAGATTTGGTCCAGATTCTTCTTACTCTTGACCCAGAAACCATTGGTATTGCACTCTGTCCTCTTACCGCATAGGGTTTACAGTACATTTGCTGATAGGAAGCCCTGGAAGTCCAGAAGGGAGTACCTGGCATTCCAGGGTCAGGTTGGATCCTATAAAATATTTGGTGTAAAGTACAATGAGGGAAGAGCAAGGTGGAAGAATTTGTAGTCAGCCTTGACTAAAGGTCATCCATGCTCAGAGTAGCCTTACTTTGAGATGTCTTCCCAGTCAGCAGTGAGTCATCCATTTCTGAAAATCTATAGACTCTTCACCAGCTTCATTTGtattccccaccccttccccagacAGGATTCATGCTAGGACTTAGAAATCTAGCATGAGGACAGAGAACGGGTAGGCCATCCTCAGTGTGACTTGTcatggccatggccatgtggtgatatgttgtgtacccccaatatattgtgtaccctaatacatttatctggggatcagaggacagagaatgGGTAGACCATCCTCAATGTGACTTGTAACGTCCACGAACACCTAGAAGCTTACAGCTTTCTCCTGCTTGAGTCACAGATGAACAAGCAGAAGTCTAGAGATGAcagaaaaaatgtaaacacagagaGGAGTGGAAGGAAGCTGTAGGAAGTCTTACTGGATATTGAGTTTAGGATTCCAGGTACTTCTAATGACAGGATAGATGAGGCTTTCATTCCCATTCAATGTTCAACAGTAAAATCAATGTCTTTCTTAGCTCAGCCTTGAAAGCGGATTAGAAACTGATAGCATGTGGTAGCTTACTCTTCTTATTCAGACACACTGAAGTCTGAAGTGAGAAGATTGCTGCCATGATCTGGGCTAGCCTGATCTATTctaccaagaccctgtctcataaaaacaaaaatggagtagagaaaaagaaacactggccacaagagagatgactcagtgatttaGAGgacttctcagcacccacatggtatttcccaaccatccataactccagtttcaggtaaTCTGAGACCTGACAGCCTCTCCCAATCTCCTTGGAATGCCTGTGGTGTGTATGCTTGTATatgcaggaaaacacacacatgtagatgtaactatctgtcttattaaataagaaacacagaaccaatgcaaagaagaaagccaagaggtcagagcaaagaGCTAAAAACCTCGCCCTTCCTCTCGCGGTGGttctacctctccgaaagagacctacttcctgtgtctgtctttttttttttatatatagagtttctgttctgccttctcattggttgtaaacccaaccacatgatctcctagtcactgcctgtctgtacagacatccaggtcttccatggttggtattgagattaaaggcatgtgtctccaatgctggttgtatccttgaacacacagagatctacctagttctgcctaccaagtgctgggattaaaggcgtgccccaccactgcccagcttttctgtggtttgctaatagctctgacccccagggaactttatttattaacatacaaataacattttagtacaaataaactatcaccatacacacatatacaataaatattttaaaaaataaagaaaatggctctttggaggctgaggaatcTAAAACCTTACAATTAAggctaaaaagtaaaaagaagagcACTCAAAGAAGGAGCTGTCCCCATGGGATGTGACCAGAACGGACCCAATATTCTGTCCGAGGCTGACTCAGGGCCATCCTCCGATCCTAGGaagcccaacaacttggaggcattggtgagattgccctactgatcaactgctcagctgagatcctttcaggagaggtttcagaagcctgcagcctgcagtctgaggaaacaaggtcagctgaggagttggcgagcaAGCAAAGCACGACCAGAGAATGCAAGAGAAGGAGCTGTCCAGCCactgaaccagatcaccagaatcataagcccaccctacactgactgggaacaggtaaggccccatctccagaCCAGACCAGTAGACCAAGTCTCTAAACCCTAGGCCCTACCCATCATAGccccagggaccaggcagctaccttttcctgctctctcacaaaaaaaaaacccaaaacaacaacaacaacaacaaaaaaccagtcTCTAGAAACCCAACAACCCACTGAACTCATAAACCCACCatgcaccaactgggaacagaCATTGGAGCCCCACAGACCAGACAGCAGCCTCTTTCCCTACCCCCTCGCCAAGAAAATTATCCCATGCGACATCAACAACCACCAGAGCCATAAACCCACCTAGCACCCAGgttgggaacaactgctccctgagaagAACCCACTGACACTGATTGTACTAAGCTGTTCctggagaaacagagcccaacaacACTGATTCCACCACGAACTCCCAGTGGACCAAGACTGTCTATTGGAATAAGAGAGGCaacctcagacacagacaccacctctgccaagcagaggaagagacgAGTAgatagatgccagtgcaaaagtacaggcaacaacataaagacttTTAtgacaccatcagaacctagtaattctacacctgcaagacctgaacataccaacgcagaagaagcagaagaaatcgatcaaaaaaatgactttaagaagatgatagagagagCTTCCATccagaccagaggtgagtgtctggggtCATACCCaaggaggcctgcccctaggtccctCCCTGGGCCCCAGCCGTTCCCTGGGAAGACCCGCCCATCTtggccccagttgctggccagcaggcagAGCTCCTGCTGGGAAGGTTCtactccaagacccccagcagatcCTGCAATCTACACTCCCtgccccacacccatctgcccgagacccctgACACTTCCTGAGAATTGGacaccagcccccagctcccatctacccagagagctcccatctgacccagagagctcccatctgacccagagagctcccatctgacccagagagctcccatctgacccagagagctcccatctgacccagagagctcccatctgacccagagagctcccatctacccagagagctcccatctgacccagagagctcccatctgacccagagagctcccatctgacccagagagctcccatctgacccagagagctcccatctgaccCAGAGAGCCCCCATCTAgaccagagagctcccatccggCCCAGAGTGCTCCCATCCGgcccagagagagagctctcattggacaaagagccgtcattggaccaagagtaaactcagaagacagggaatctgccagccctgattagaccaagagtggcttcctgaAACGCCAAAACTGTCAGCTCTAACTGGACCAAgaaccctgataagaccaagaatgaatccacgaagagatgggcagacatcaaggcagaagtacatacaacaacataaagagcaatacaacatcaccagaacctagccctcctccaacagcaagacctgaacatcacaaagtggaagaagcagaagaaagtgaccttaagaatagcatcatgaagatgctagaggcctttaaagaaaaaaatcaaaaatgaaattgagaaaaagataaacaaaaaagtggaggaaatatataaagaaaatgaaaagtcaaacaaaaatgggaagaactctataaaaaacaaggggaaaagacaaataagaagaagaaaacaataaatctcttaaagaaaaccatgaaaaagcaatgaaacaggtgagggaaacaacccaagacctgaaaagggaaatagaaataatgaaggagacacaaacagagggaatgctggaaatagaaaatctgagcaaatgaataggaaacacagatgcaggcatagccaacagaatacaaaagatggaagagaggctctctggtgtagaggatacaatagaggaaatggattcaccagtcaaagaaaataccaatgccaaaaaaattataacacaaaatggccaagaaatctaggacaccatgaaaagaccaaacttatgaataatagggatagaggaaggagaagaataccaactcaaaggcacagaaaatatattcaacaagatcatagaagaaaactttcccaatttaaagaaggaaatgcctgtgaagatacaagaagcctatagaacaccaaacagactagaccccccaaaaaagttccctcgccacataataattaaacaactaaatgtacagaataaagaaagaatattaagagcagcaaagggaaaaggctaagtgacttataaaggcaagcccatcagaataacacccaatttctcaatggagactttgaaagccagaaggacctggacagatgtaatgcagacactaacaGACCAtcgatgccagcctagactaatatactcagcaaaactttcaatcatcagagacggagtgaacaagacattccaagacaaagccagatttaaacaatatttacccacaaacccagccctacatcaagcacaagaaggaaaattccaacctaaggaagtcagatacacccacaaaaacacaggcaatagataacaccacagcagtaaaccccaaagaagacaaacacacacacacacacacacacacacacacacacacacacacacaaccaccaaaaaaacaacagaaatgaataatcactggtcattaatatcccttaatatcaatggacttaattcacctataaaaagacacaggctaacagaatggatatgaaagcaggacccatctgtctgctgcatacaagaaacacacctcaaattcaaagatagacactacctaagaataaaaggctgggtaagtctttccaatcaaatggtcttaagaagcaagcaggtgtagccatcctaatattcAGCAAAATAGGCTTCaagctaaaatcaatcaaaagagatcaagaagggcattacatactatGTAATAtataggaaagatccaccaagatgaagtttcaattctgaacatttatgccccaaacacaagggcacccacatatgtaaaataaacattattaaagcttaaatcacatataaaccCCCACACATTATtagtgggagacctcaacaccccactctcatcactggacagatctgccaaatcgaaacttaacagagaaataaaggacttaactgatgctatgactcaaatggacttaatcaatatctacagaacattccatcgtaaccaaaaaaaaaaaaaaaaaaaaaaaaaagaatatacctttttctcagcaccccatggaaccttctctaaaattcgaccacatacttggccacaaagcaaatctcaacagatacaaaacaattggaataacttactgtgttctatcagatcaccatggtttaaagttagatttcaacaacaacaaaaactacagaaagcctacaatctcatagaaactgaataatgctcaactaaatcaccagtgggttaaggaagaaataaagaaagaaataaaagacttcctagagatcaacgaaaatcaaacttatgggacactatgaaagcagtgctaagagggaaattcatagcactaaatgcccacataaagaagttggagaaatctcacactaatgtctaaacagcacacctgaaagctctagaacaagaagaaacaaattcacccaggaagaatagatgccaaattgagagctgaaatcaataaaaatagaaacaaagagaacaatacaaagaattaatgaaacaaagagttcgttctttgagaaaatcaacaagatagacaagcccttatccaaattaaccaaaaggcagagagagagcatccaaattaacaaaatcagaaatgaaaagggagacataacaacagacaatgaggaaatccagagaatcaaaaACCTGTCatgcttcaaaaacctgtactccacaaaattggaaaatgtgaaagaaatggacaattttctggataggtccCACATACCAAAgtaaaatcaagaccagataaactatttaaatagaccaataaaccgtaaggaaatagaaacaatcattaaaagtctccccccccaaaaaaaagacccgagaccagatggtttcagtgcagaattctaccagattttcaaagaagagctaattccaatactcttcaaattgttccacacaatagaaacagaaaggacaTTATCAAActctctttttatgaggctacagttaccccaatacccaaagcacacaaagatgcgacaaagaaagagaattacagaccaatctccctcgtgaacattgatgcaaaaatactcaacaaaatattggcaaacagactctaagaacacatcaaaaaaattattcaccatgaccaaataggtttcatcccagggatgcaaggatggatCAACATATGAAAATGTGTCAATGttatacatcatataaacaaactgaaagaaaaaaaaacacatgatcatttcattagatgctgaaaaagcctttgagaaaattcaacaccccttcatgttaAAGGTCTTagggagatcaggaatacaaggattatacctaaacataataaaggcaatttacagcaagccaatagccaccatcaaattaaatggagagaaactcaaagcgataccactaaattcaggaacaagacaaggctgtccactctccccatatttattcaatatagtactagaagttctagctagagcaataagacaacataaggagatcaaggggatacaaattagaaaggaagaagtcaaactttcactatttgcagatgatatgatagtatacataagtgaccccaataattctaccagggaactcctacagctgataaattccttagtaaagtggcaggatacaagatcaactcaaaaaagtcagtagccctcctatacacaaatgataaaagggctgagaaagaagtcagagaaacatcaccctttacaatagccacaagtaatataaaataccttggggtaaaactaactaaacaagtgaaggacctgtataataagaactttaagtctctaaagaaagaaattgaagaaaatatcagaaaatggaaagatctcccatgctcatggataggtaggattaacatagtaaaaatggcaatcttaccaaaagcaatctacagattcaatgcaatccccatcaaaatccaaacgcagttcttcacagacttggaaagaaaaatactgagcttcatatggaaaaacaaaaaaccctatgatagctaaaagaatcctgcacaataaaGCAACGTCTagagacatcaccatccctgacctcaatctctactatagagctatagtaacaaaaacagcttggtactggcataaaaccaacatatggaccaatggaattgaattgaagaccctgacattaatccacacacatgtgaacacctgatttttcacaaagaagccaaaactatacaatggaaaaaagaaagtatcttcaacaaatggtgctggcataactggatgtcaatatgtaaaatattacaaagagatccatatctgtcaccatgcacaatactcaagtccaagtggatcaaagacctcaacataaatccagttacactgaacttgacagaagagaaaataggatgtaatcttgaacgcattggcagaggagatcactacctaaatataacaccagtagcacagacactgagagcaacaattaataagtgggacctcttgaaactaagaagcttttgcagggcaaaagaaacaatcaataagacaaaaagacagcctacagaatgggaaaagaccttcaccaaccccacatctgacagaggactgatctccaaagtatataaagaactcatgaaactagacatcaaaatactgaacaatccaattaaaaatgggttgcagagctaaacaaagaattcccaaaagaagaatctcaaatggctgaaagacatttaaggaaatgctcaacatccttagtcatcagagaaatgtaaatcaaaacaactctgagataccatcttacacctgtcagaatggctat
This Peromyscus leucopus breed LL Stock chromosome 8b, UCI_PerLeu_2.1, whole genome shotgun sequence DNA region includes the following protein-coding sequences:
- the LOC114710623 gene encoding olfactory receptor 1361-like, whose protein sequence is MRGSNQSSVSEFLLLGLSRQPQQQQQLLFLLFLIMYLATVLGNLLIILAISTDSRLHTPMYFFLSNLSFVDVCFSSTTVPKVLANHILRSQAISFSGCLTQLYFLCVLAVMDNFLLAVMAYDRYVAICHPLHYTTKMTHQLCVLLVVGSWVVSSLNALLHTLLMARLSFCADNIIPNFFCDSTHLLKLSCSDTHLNELMILFVAGLLLISPFVCILVSYVLITCAILRVSSTRGRWKAFSTCSSHLAVVSLFYGTIISLYFNPSSSHSAGKDTASAVMYTVVTPMLNPFIYSLRNKDMKGALRKVLTMKFSSTQ